A stretch of Candidatus Symbiobacter mobilis CR DNA encodes these proteins:
- a CDS encoding RNA-guided endonuclease InsQ/TnpB family protein, protein MLIAHRIALDPNNVQATYLARAAGTARFAYNWALAEWKRQYEAWKANSSLPKPSQQALRRQLNAVKREQFPWMLEVTKNAPQMAIMQLGKAFQNFFAGRTRYPTFRKKGVHDRFTMTNDQFDVDGSRIRIPHLGWVRMREALRFVGRIMSATVSRVADKWFVSITVDAPDSSHLPQAENQGAVGVDLGVSALATLSTGEKVPGPRAHKALLDRLRKLTRSLSRKVKGSANRRKAKAKLAKLHARIAAIRSDAMHKLTTGLMRRFHTIGIEDLNVRGMMANRHLARSIADMGFFEFRRQLEYKAAMRGGVVKVADRFFASSKTCSACGHKLETLALSVREWVCPACGAVHDRDVNAAINLKNMAVSSTVAACGEEGAGPTRKRRVKPSSMKQEVSFIHV, encoded by the coding sequence ATGCTGATTGCGCACCGTATCGCGCTGGATCCGAACAACGTGCAGGCGACATACCTAGCCCGTGCGGCAGGCACGGCGCGGTTCGCCTACAACTGGGCGCTTGCCGAATGGAAGCGCCAGTACGAGGCATGGAAGGCCAACAGCAGCCTGCCCAAGCCGTCACAACAAGCCTTGCGACGGCAACTGAATGCGGTGAAGCGCGAGCAATTCCCGTGGATGTTGGAGGTCACGAAGAATGCGCCGCAGATGGCGATCATGCAGTTGGGGAAGGCGTTCCAGAACTTCTTCGCGGGCCGTACACGCTACCCGACCTTCCGCAAGAAGGGCGTGCATGACCGCTTCACCATGACCAACGACCAGTTCGATGTCGACGGTTCCCGTATTCGCATCCCTCATCTTGGCTGGGTGCGCATGCGCGAGGCGTTGCGCTTCGTCGGCAGGATCATGTCTGCCACCGTTTCCCGTGTAGCCGACAAGTGGTTCGTCAGCATTACCGTGGACGCACCCGACAGTTCGCACCTACCCCAAGCCGAAAACCAAGGCGCGGTCGGTGTCGATCTGGGCGTGTCGGCGCTGGCGACGCTTTCGACGGGAGAGAAGGTTCCCGGTCCGAGGGCACACAAGGCGCTGTTGGACAGATTGCGCAAGCTCACCCGGAGCCTATCGCGCAAGGTCAAGGGGTCGGCGAACCGCCGTAAGGCCAAAGCCAAACTGGCGAAGCTGCACGCCCGCATTGCCGCGATCCGCTCGGACGCGATGCACAAGCTCACCACGGGCCTGATGCGCCGCTTCCATACCATCGGCATCGAGGACCTGAACGTGCGCGGCATGATGGCGAACCGGCATCTGGCCCGATCCATCGCCGACATGGGCTTTTTCGAGTTCCGGCGACAACTGGAGTACAAGGCCGCGATGCGCGGCGGCGTAGTGAAGGTGGCGGATCGCTTTTTTGCGAGCAGCAAGACGTGCTCAGCGTGCGGGCACAAGCTGGAGACATTGGCGCTGTCGGTGCGCGAATGGGTGTGCCCAGCCTGCGGCGCAGTTCATGACCGCGACGTGAACGCCGCGATCAACCTGAAGAACATGGCCGTGAGTTCCACGGTCGCAGCCTG
- a CDS encoding IS607 family transposase, producing the protein MSRKMVSIHEAAEFLGVAAQTLRRWECEGKLAPDERTPGGRRRYDLTRLRPEQFHAREAARRTVAYARVSSHDQKDDLERQKQVLELYCARQGWTFEVIADLGSGMNYHKKGLKRLLNDVVEGRIGRLVITHKDRLLRFGAELVFAICEAQGVEVVILNQGEDTTFEEDLAKDVLEIITVFSARLYGSRSRKNQKLLDGVKAAVEASQC; encoded by the coding sequence ATGTCCCGCAAGATGGTCAGCATTCATGAAGCCGCCGAGTTTCTTGGTGTCGCGGCGCAAACGCTGCGGCGCTGGGAGTGTGAAGGCAAGCTTGCCCCTGATGAGCGCACGCCGGGCGGGCGGCGGCGCTATGACCTGACGCGTCTGCGGCCCGAGCAGTTCCATGCGAGGGAAGCTGCGCGTCGTACCGTCGCCTACGCCCGTGTATCTAGTCACGACCAGAAGGACGATCTGGAGCGACAGAAACAAGTATTGGAACTGTACTGTGCCCGGCAGGGCTGGACGTTCGAGGTCATCGCCGACCTTGGTTCGGGCATGAACTATCACAAGAAAGGTCTCAAGCGACTGTTGAACGATGTGGTGGAAGGCCGCATCGGGCGACTGGTCATCACGCACAAAGATCGGCTGCTGCGCTTCGGCGCGGAACTGGTGTTCGCCATCTGCGAGGCCCAGGGTGTTGAGGTCGTCATCCTCAACCAGGGCGAGGACACCACGTTCGAGGAAGACCTAGCGAAGGACGTGCTGGAGATCATCACCGTGTTCAGCGCCAGGCTGTATGGCAGCCGTTCACGCAAGAACCAGAAGCTGCTCGATGGGGTGAAGGCCGCCGTGGAGGCATCGCAATGCTGA
- a CDS encoding phage antirepressor KilAC domain-containing protein, whose protein sequence is MENALIPVGLNPIGAAVAQTVNARDLHSFLEVGKDFSTWIKDRIEKYDFVENQDFVIDSPNLGNQNGRGGDRRSLSYHLALDMAKELSMVENNAKGRQARRYFIDCEREAKEAKPRDPMQVLNDPAAMRGLLLNYTEKVLNLEKQVGELAPKAEALDLISTAEGAMCITNAAKNLQMQPKKLFAWLQENQWIYRRAGGKCYAGYQARIQVGYLEHKITTVERADGTIKQAEQVLVTAKGLAKLATDICKELRTVREEDAKAA, encoded by the coding sequence ATGGAAAACGCACTCATCCCCGTCGGGTTGAACCCTATCGGTGCGGCGGTCGCGCAGACCGTCAACGCACGCGACCTGCACTCCTTCCTGGAAGTCGGGAAGGATTTCTCAACGTGGATCAAAGACAGGATCGAGAAATACGATTTTGTTGAAAATCAAGACTTTGTGATTGATTCCCCAAATTTGGGGAATCAAAACGGACGCGGTGGAGACCGCCGAAGCCTCAGCTACCACCTTGCCCTCGACATGGCGAAGGAACTCTCGATGGTCGAGAACAATGCGAAAGGCCGCCAAGCCCGCCGGTACTTCATCGACTGCGAAAGGGAAGCCAAGGAAGCAAAACCCCGTGACCCGATGCAGGTGCTCAACGACCCTGCTGCAATGCGCGGGCTGCTGCTGAACTACACCGAAAAGGTGCTGAACCTGGAAAAGCAGGTTGGCGAACTGGCCCCCAAAGCCGAAGCACTGGATTTGATCTCTACGGCGGAGGGTGCCATGTGCATCACCAACGCTGCAAAGAACTTGCAGATGCAGCCCAAAAAGCTATTTGCCTGGTTGCAGGAAAACCAATGGATTTACCGGCGTGCCGGTGGAAAGTGCTATGCGGGGTACCAAGCACGAATCCAAGTCGGGTATCTGGAGCACAAGATCACCACGGTGGAGCGGGCCGATGGAACGATCAAGCAAGCGGAACAAGTGCTGGTAACGGCCAAAGGTCTTGCCAAACTGGCTACTGACATTTGTAAAGAACTGCGCACTGTGCGGGAAGAGGACGCGAAAGCCGCATAA
- a CDS encoding IS5 family transposase gives MGLIFHDDGWRLHDALWGIIKSSLPEPKKHPLGCHNPRVSDRSAMNAILFVLRTGCQWNALNMTGICSCSSAYRRFREWTKAGIFSALWIQQLVEYDKSQGIDWAWTSMDGALTKAPLAGQQTTGANPTDRGKQGVKRSVLTDGAGIPLAVAIDGANRHDMKLVRSTLEDIKAKRPDPTDTKPQGICLDKGYDFDEVREIVKEFGFTAHIRSRGEEAKSIKQEAGFKARRWVVERTHSWMNRFRRILVRWEKLPETYIAMLHLTCALITLRAYCLLK, from the coding sequence ATGGGCCTGATATTTCATGATGATGGGTGGAGATTGCATGATGCACTCTGGGGAATAATAAAATCATCGCTCCCTGAACCCAAAAAACATCCCCTTGGTTGCCATAATCCGCGTGTATCTGATCGCAGCGCAATGAACGCAATTCTTTTCGTATTGCGAACTGGCTGCCAGTGGAACGCCTTAAACATGACGGGAATTTGCTCGTGCAGTTCTGCCTATCGACGCTTTCGCGAATGGACGAAAGCAGGTATATTTTCAGCCCTTTGGATACAACAATTGGTCGAATACGACAAATCCCAAGGCATTGATTGGGCATGGACATCCATGGATGGAGCGTTAACCAAAGCGCCCCTAGCAGGTCAGCAAACAACTGGGGCCAACCCAACAGATCGAGGCAAGCAAGGTGTCAAGCGCAGTGTGCTTACTGATGGTGCAGGCATACCGCTTGCCGTCGCCATCGACGGTGCGAATCGGCACGACATGAAGTTGGTCAGGAGTACGCTGGAAGACATCAAAGCAAAACGACCAGACCCGACGGATACAAAACCACAAGGCATCTGCTTGGACAAAGGATACGATTTTGATGAAGTAAGAGAGATCGTCAAAGAATTTGGCTTTACGGCTCACATTCGTTCCAGAGGCGAAGAAGCTAAATCTATAAAGCAAGAAGCTGGTTTCAAGGCACGGCGCTGGGTAGTAGAACGTACACATAGCTGGATGAATCGCTTTCGCCGAATTCTGGTTCGTTGGGAAAAACTTCCTGAAACGTATATCGCCATGTTGCACCTCACTTGCGCCCTAATCACTTTAAGGGCATATTGCCTACTGAAATAG
- a CDS encoding ATP-binding protein, whose amino-acid sequence MKKFDLNIEKILESWELCHAIREIIANALDEQLLTQTKDVCISQIGNAWIIRDYGRGLKYTHLTQNENQEKIDNGNVIGKFGIGLKDALATFDRKGVIVTAKSKHNIIRTEQSTKQGFHDVKTLHAVIKESHESNFVGTEFELIGVSERDIDAAKNFS is encoded by the coding sequence ATGAAAAAATTCGACCTCAATATTGAAAAAATATTGGAAAGCTGGGAATTGTGCCACGCAATCAGAGAAATTATTGCTAATGCGCTGGACGAGCAGCTACTTACGCAAACAAAAGATGTGTGTATTTCCCAAATAGGAAATGCTTGGATAATACGCGATTATGGGCGCGGTCTAAAATACACACATCTTACTCAAAATGAGAATCAGGAAAAAATTGATAATGGCAACGTAATTGGAAAATTTGGCATAGGTCTAAAAGATGCGTTAGCAACTTTTGACAGGAAAGGCGTAATTGTAACAGCAAAATCTAAACACAACATAATCAGAACAGAGCAATCTACAAAGCAGGGGTTTCATGATGTCAAAACTCTGCACGCAGTCATTAAAGAATCTCATGAATCAAACTTTGTTGGCACTGAGTTTGAATTGATAGGTGTCTCAGAAAGGGACATTGATGCTGCAAAAAACTTTTCCTAA